The genomic interval CTgtttgttaatttcctgattctgATGGTTGTATTGTGCTGCAGGAAAACATCCTTGTTCGTAGGAAATACATTCTAaagctgtgctgtccagtatggtagcaaCGAAGCCATTGGTACCTATAAGTGCTTCTGGCATGAcacattgaaataatattttggatataaacaaTATAAGAGTAATttcacctgctttattttttaatatgggcTACCAAAAACCATAAAATTACATGGGTGGGCTGCACTGTGTTTCTGTCGGATGGCACTGCAAAGCGTTCAGGCTGATTTGATACCGGGTTAGCGACTTATTCTCAaatagttcaggaaaaaaaatgttcttagtAGTACTAAGCTGCAACTTCTCAGATGGAacgaaattatttcaaaataaaaattacgtTAACGAGGGACATAAAAAGGTATGGAAGTCTTTTTAGGTCAATAGGAAAATGGGCATCACGGAACTTTAAAGGCGGCTTTAAATGACGTTAACGTTTACTTGGGGCCTATCAGGAGCTGAACGCTTATGACGTTAGGATTTTAAGAGTTATGGCCACCACAGCCATAACAAGTATTGGGAATTATATTCTGGTGAGGCTATCATGGTGCCTTTACGGAGCCGCCTCTCCCTAGCAGCACGAACCAAGTACTCAATAAAGAAGCTTATCTGTCCCACTGGATGTAGCCAGCTCCTCGTGTAGCCCCTTATGGGTTGTTCACTTGGCCTCTTCACCACCGATCTTACTGCCCATCTCCTGTTAGTTGTGAACCTGCTTGACCCTCACACCCAGTTTCGCCTACTCTTTAGCCTTTCTTAGGAGGGCACTCTTGATTTGATCAGGCCTCTTCCCAGTGTCCTGTTTTAGCCTTGCCTTGAAAGCAGGGTAAAGGCAATTCTCCTTctgacaagaaaactgaggctcagaaaggttaagtaacctgtACAACACTAtgcagccaggattcaaatctagTTCTAATTCACTCCACTCTGGTATACAAGGAGGTACACCTACATATCCAGCTTTGACAATCCATTTTCTCTAGTTGTCCTGTTTCCTTCATAGAACTTATCACAATTCATGATATTGTTTGTAGTATACCCCTCTGGAGATGTTAGTTCTGTGAGAGGAGGTATCTTATCCGACGCATTCATAGCTACatctcagtgcctggaacataaaagtgcttaatatttattgaatgaaaaaaaagggTACCATTTTACCAATGTGtaaaatcctttttctttcttttttaagactacAATGCagttatttgtaaaaatttttctttttctttaggtacattaaatataaaagtgAATACCTTCCATGATACGTGCAAATGGCCAGTTCTTTAAGAGGAGAAGTACTGAATCTTTATAAGAATGTAAGTAATTATGTTGccaattttataaatgttataagaCATAAGATTGTTTAGAAAtatataatctttcttttttaagctgcTGTATCTTGGACGAGACTATCCAAAAGGAGCAGACTATTTTAAAAGGCGTCTGAAGAgtgttttccttaaaaacaaagatGTGAAGGACCCAGAGAAGATCAAAGAACTTATTGAACAGGGCAAATTTGTAATGAAAGAACTAGAAGCATTATACTTCCTTAGGAAATATAGAGCTATGAAACAACGCTATTACTCAGATACCAACAAAACTAACTGATCACTATTACTATAATTTGAGAATCAGTGCCAGCTGTTTATGTATACCAGCTACtacaaaaataattctaaaatgtcaagataatacattttgttaaaaataccTGAGCTGCCTTACTAAAATAGGTTTCGACTTCTGTTCAAACTGAGAGCTTTATCAGCAACCTTTATGCTCAATTTTTATACTAAAATAGCAATTTAACTATATGATGCTGCCAACTACCAATTAAAAATTGATGAGCACCCaattttgaatgaaaatataatgtacttaatttttaatgaatttttgcCAATTCTTAGCCCATCTCTGCATTTTACTGAAAAAAGAATGCCGTTTAATGCACATTTAAGTAAGCAAAATAATTTCTTGCAAGTTTATTCCCCTTAACTTTTGAAGGAGTTCCTTATTTTTGACCCCATTTGGTACATTAACAGCACAGAGTCAAGGTTCACTGCAAAAGAAAGAATGATTTAAGTGCAGTTAGTAGAAATAATAAGTATAGAGTAAGATTACTTCTGAACTCGAAACAGCCTGCCAGCAACTGGCATCACATATATATACCTATCtaattatttccattattaaTTTTTGCCACTGGCTGTCTTTGGGCCTTAAAACAAATCACCCGTTGTGTATCAATTACCTTcttcaataaaaagtaataaataatgtTATTCTATTCTTTTGTCATAAAGGCAGATTTGTTTTGCATCCACTTCTAAACGAGTTCACATGGCACAGGACCTAAACCTAACACAGTTTCAAGCAAACACTTAAACCTTTACATAATGTTCACAGCACCTTTCATAAATAAAGAATATATCCAACTTACAAGCtgcaaaaaaaagatttactaatATACTATAGCGTCTGTGGCTTATAAACTACCCCATATCAATTATGGGGCTAATGTTTCAAATTTCCATCAAGAAGTACAcactactgggaattccctggcggtccagtggttaggacttggcactttcactgctgtggacccaggtttgatccctggtcagggaactaagatccacaagctgtgcggcgcggccaaaaaataaataaataaataaataaataatttaaaaaacagtacaTACTATGATAGTCACCATAACTATTTTTATTACATTACAATAATTAGGAGCAGTACAGTTCAtgacaaaaatattacaaatttcAGATCACTTCACAGCACATACTcctataaacatttaaaagttaattttaattaaaagagtggtcatttttaaatttaatgtttgaTATGACCAACATTCCTAGGTCAGCGCAACCAAACGATGGAAAACAACTGGATCACACTGCATAtgtcccacaaaaaaaaaaagcacaatgtacAAAATGTGCATGTTTCAGTTTACACTAtacaaaaatagttaaaatacatTCCAGGTAAACATGTTACATTAAGAAATAGTACTAGTAAGAAATTGGCACTCAAAGGAAAAATGCAAAAGTATTTTCAACATGAAAACACAAGACAGTGGAATTGGAAATTTTTGGATAAAACATTACATAACCCATTTAGCTCTATAGGGAAAGGGGACCTTCTGTAATTGACATTTCTGTAGGTAATAACTTTGTTTTTCCTAAATTCATCTAAAAATTGCCTATTATCATCCCAAACAGGCACTTAAAACTATTAAACTAAAACAAGTATTACTAGTTacaaatctttttaaagaactgacgtgaatatatttttagaaagaaagaaatttcattttctgaaggAACTTATTACAGCTGTTCAATTTATGCTGTTCAATTTCTCAATGCAGATTTCATGCTACCCAATATCAACACCAAAGTTATTAAATATAAACTCAGCTTTAAAATAACTAATGGGTTGTTAAAAATCATTAATACATAATCATCAAGAAATTATTACTTTTTGACAAATGGAAATGGCAGATAGTTCTTACTGCctacaaaaaaaacctaaatgtgtatatattgtttagaaaaaatggatagaagaaaaaaaaaatcactggaataCAAATGAGATGAACTTGTGCAAACTGCAACTTAACATGCCTCACAAAGTTTCTACATATTTTAGGACAAAATTGTGCAATGGTGGCTAAGATTTTGATAACCTATAAAAGTTAGGTTCTAATTCCTATGCAGTGTGACTCAGTTAAAATAGAGCCTAGAATTCCTAATTGGAGATATTCACTCAAATTTTACTACATACTTCTGCTACATTCTTCCATAAACATGTTAATGTCTAAAACTATGTAATTTAGCAATTTTTTTCAACTTCAACAAGGGTTTTTATCTTTAAGGCTATAATAATTagataacatttgttatttctaggATTATCTCTCCCCTTTTAAAAtctctacaaaaacaaacattttattaaacCATTCAAAATTCACATAATAAAGGATAATTACCACTGCCATAAAAAAATTGCCCAGCTACATCAAAAATTCAAGAGTCCTAAAAATCCCCTCAGTTATACAATGCAATTCCTGAAGTATggccatttctttctcttgtgtggAAACAAGAGGAGGTACTATATAAGTGTAAACACCCTACCTAGATAATGTTCCATAAACCTGTAGTTTAGTATAGCATCTCAGAAATCATATTGATTTTTACATagaagtttccttttctgtgaattaGGTCCAGCATGTTTATTTTTACCCAGATAAACACAACTATTTTAGAattcaatgtttaatttttaaagtctattttaattaCTTATACAAAGAGACCATACTACACACAAGGGAATTTTAACATTATCTGACATACAACTTAATTGGTACTATAATTGTCCCAATAGAATCACATAGTTATgccaaataaaaaacaatattcaAATTTACTCCTTTAAAACAATGAAGTAAAccgatttaatttttaaaagtagctcGATTAAACAGTTACATTGGAATCAGAGCAAAACAATTATTTCAGAACTGGAAGAAACTAAGCTTAGAGACCAAATCACTTCTTTGCAGAACTACAATATGCATTATATCTGGGTCATGTGCCAGATGCCTCACTAAAATATAGACTGCTCTAGAATATAAGCACTACCTAAGGACAGGGATTATGCCCCTTGGTTGAGGATACTACAATATCCCCAGTGCCTTGTGTAGTGCCTGGCATCTAGaaggcactcaaatatttgttgaataaatgaattctgcTAAAGAGTAAGatttatgaataaattttaaagtatctttcattgcaaaattttagtttttaaaacaatgtaatgTATCATTAGCAGGGCTAGTCCTCGTTGTAGATTAGATAAGGAATTCTTTCAGCACTACCTTTGTTAAATTCTCATTCCACTGGATAGGGTTCTGACTCCTCATAGCAGGTGTGAAAATTCCTACTTTGTCCCTGATGGACCAGGCAGCAAAGAGATGATGTTCAAAGGATCGAGATTAAATCGCTACAGCCACCACCTGAAAATTAACTCTTAGGTCAGATCCCATTATAGTGTCTGTCGGATTATGTTGAGCCTGAGGAAGTAAGATGTAGGGCATTTTGATGTGACCTGATGGGAAGCCTTCATGGAGCTATCCAAAGCAGCAATAAATCTTGAGGTTAGGGGAATTAGAAGTATTGAACGAAAAAACATCAAGTCATGGGGCATGTAGAAGGATAGGCAGGCAAGATGACACTAATATGGGAGAAGTCCTGAAAGCGGAGAATGGATATTCAGAAATAAACTTCACCTCTTGCACAATTTTGCCTAAGACTGGCACTGAAGATGATAACACAGGTAAAAAGTTACAGATTGTGCTGAGACTGACAAATAGGTATATCCTTATGTAAACTGAATGTAAATCACATAGTTACAATGCTAGATACAGCCTTTGAGATGACTTCTTTTAACATGAAGAAATGGATAGTAAGTGATTTGCCTAAAACTGGAGTTATGAAAGACACATAACTAGAATCTAAGTCACCTTCCTCCTTGTCCAGTGATATTTTCACCTCAACACACCATCtcagttcaaatattttaaaataagttaacattttaaatgcaCTGAAAGAATCATTTTGTTAacattaatttatctattttataagcaTTAGATATTCTTAATTATGGACCAGACTTGTAAAGTGTTACTTTAGCCAGTGTTAAGAGAACTAGCCAATACTCAAGATTTTGAAACTTTCATTtcgttgtttaaaaaaaattaaaatcttgccAGCCCACCCtaaaacctcatttaaaaataatgtttttaaggtttcgTTTCGTTTTAACGAAAGTGACATTCCTGAGTAGGACTACCACATAGTGAGAATGTACCCTGCTGAGCTATCCAAACTCTCTCCTAGTCCCCATTTTTGACCAACCGAGGCATGACAACATTGGAAGACCATAGGGATGCAGTCCATACTGTGAAACTCTCAGTGAAGCTCAAAGCTCACACAAGGCCTGGCCTTGCCACGTTGGTCTCTGTAACACCTACTAAGCTAACTGgcccaaataatttttaacatcaTTACCAGTAGAATTAAAACTACTTTTAAAGACTGAAGTTCAAGAAAAGATTTACGCTAAGAAAGAGCAATCTGACACAGGGAGACTATATTTAATTCCTATGAGAATTTTTGTATATTCAATACATGttaaattttttcaattattaCAAAAATTTAGTAGTATGTAAATATAGCCCCAAAATGGTTGTTATAATCCTCATTACATACTGGGTTTGCCTTAACAGGAAAAGCTATTCAGAGTATTATAGGAATTTACCTAATGTGGAAAGTAAATGgccttttaatattttccattgccttgtatttttttccattttttctctttttatagaaaaaatataatatttgggGGAACGTGACCATTGACAAATAGCagtggaaagaaggagaaaacctTTGTGAACAGTGTAACTTTACATTCATTAAGGGTAACTGAAACTACAGGACATGAAACCTACAAGATGAATCTACAGGAAGCTCATAAATTTGTGTTCCCTCAATGCTTCAGTAAAACCAATCGTGAAATCTCAGCTGAAGTTATAATTAGTAATTAATCCATGTATGTGATTGATAAAACACAGAATAGGGATGATTTGAAAGGCTCATTAATTTGTTTCACACTAAAGTTCACAATTGGTAAGAAAAATAGGAAGTAATCAACTGCATGCACCAAAAACCCCAAGACACAAATCTCAGGTGTTCAGTTTCTTTTTCACAGGCATTGCTAGTTCAAAAACCAAAACTCAGGGAATACTGGCACTTAGAGGAAAAAAGTTTCcactgtcattttaaaataagcattcaaGATAAAAGCTAACAGTATGGATGGAGCAGAAAGACAATTAGGTAATGctaaaacaaatgctaataaTTTAGTGTAATGTACAAAAATTACCACTTTTACTTAAGTACGCCTTAAGAAAAAAGTACAAATTGTATTTACATAATTATACACTTTGtctttgacttctttttcttctttttaccatCTTTGCTCatcttttctttatgttttcgaATTTCTCGAACTAATGTATAGAAGGCATCGTCAACACCCTGAAACACATAAGTattaaaatgtgaatatatatgaTGGTTTGAGGTATACAGATAACAGAAAAGATATATTATTACTAATGGAAACATTAATATTGAGAAAGAATAAGGATACGTAACATTTCTCTTTAGACAACTGAATATATATCAGACTTTTAGGATTCTTAAATGTCTTCAAGGATATTTTGTTAACATTATGGGAACACTGATTTTCACAAAAGGCAATGAAAATCAATGGCACAGAATCTTACGTATGCTTAGTTAACACATGACTTTCCCCCAGAACTTAATTTGCTACTAATTTTTCCATATTGGCACACCTCAGTCACCAAAATCCaaatgtatttgtgtatatgtgtgaataTGTATTTATACTTAATTATCCCTGAGTTTCTAGATATTTGATATAAGCCATGCAAGTATATACTAATTTCATAAATATTCACTGCATTTGAGCTCTGGTTCAATACTTACTTAAATCCATTAGATTTAAAGAACTACCATGAAGTATACAGTATTAGATTATACTTTCAGTTTTCTAAAGGCATTAGTTTCAGTTCATATACTTATGATATGAGAAGGAAATTTAAAGTGACCacaacaggggacttccctggcggtccagcggttaagactgtgcttccattgcaggggacgcgggttcaatccctggtaggggaactaagatcccacatgccgcgcggcgcggccaaaaaaaaaaaaaatttaaaaacaagtaaaGAAAGTGACCACAACACAAGACACAATACTTCGAAAAATTTAATGCCTCTATTTGTGGAGAAATGAGCTAAATCATTTAAATGGTGGTAGAGCCTGCTGatttggagattttttaaaattcattatttttttaagtttctgtttAGTATATTAAGTATTCAAAATACTTAATATAAAGTCATATATTAATATTTGACATATAAAGTCAAATGCTGTGTATCTTCAAAGAAATTTCCATTTGGTCATTTTGGCCTACATTCAGCTGTGATCAAAAGCAAGGTATCCAAATCAGTAATGGTTGAAAGTGATTTCAAGTCAGAATAATTTTCAACCTAATCATTCATACAGAACATGAAAAATGGCACTTTGAAACTGGTAGCAGGACAGTAGATTTTAACACTGCAATCCTGAATTATACAAGATCTATACATAAGTCAATTCTTGTCCTACCCctattaaaaagcaaattaaatataaaagcaaaataaagaattaaagaaaaaatatgatccTCTATGTATTTTAATATCTGTTTAACTGATTAGTAACTGTCAACAAAAGCCTGTTAACCTAATGATGTTTTCAAACCTAGACACTAGAGGGAGTCTTAGGAACAAATACACAACAAATAAAGTATAAATCAAGCCACTTTAAGAACAATGAAAACTGGCTTTTTACTCATTTTAACCACCTCTGCTGAATATTAATATAAACACATTCATTAAGTTATATTATcttgaaaataactgaaaatttaaCAGCAATATGATTTCTCCTTTATGCATTACTAAGATCTTCTACAAttactatttcaaaataataactaaattaaTTCGGGCATTTTCATTCAAGTTACATTTAACTAATTTTCACAACAGATCTAAAGTTTAGAAAAGTATtaccaatatttttaaagaattaaacacAGAGTGGGAATGAGAGGCTTGCTCACATTTAAACAATAGTAGTGGGATAAAAACCAGCATTATTGATTTGAATACTAGTGAATAAAAGTCCCCAGTAAAGCCCCCGAACTGCACTCACTGATGTTCCCCACTTTCTGATATCATTACTGATGTAACATACACTTCTGTTTCACCCAAAGGAGAGAGATAAAGTGGTTAGACAGTTTATCAGCAATACAATCAAGGCTTAATGTATATAAACCTTCATGCTAACCTTCTGAACACATAAAGAGCAAAAAAATTCCagtgatataataataattattattataaataataccaaCCTTGACTAATTTCTAACCATAACCTCTTAGAATGGGATGGAATCTTAAGAGAGGATCTACTCCAACTCCCCTACCCTTCACAAATTCCCTTTGATCACACATCCTTATGTAGTCTACTCCATTTCCACTGtttttataatgaagaaaaacGTCAATGATACAAAAATGCTGAAGCAGATAAAATGAAAAACCATGAGATGGATATAGAGAAGACACATCCTAAGGTGAAAACAATATATAAGTATTTAGGAGACAATGAAGGCAGAATTTGATAACACTACCTTCTTCTAAGATTCCGACACATACTTTTAGTTCATATTGCACTGAACTCTCCTTTCTATATAATCTTATTAATAATTTCAATGAttagtaaaatgttaaaattgaTCAAAACAGGGTAGTGAATACCCTTTTTACATTCTTACATAcacatttaaaagacaaaatagggTACCagtaattattttgtttaaaccCATCATTTTAGGACTAAGAAAAACTAATCTGCGTATATTTATCATTGtcaaattaattttgtaaaaatatttaaaattttgaatattacCAAGTACacttttttcttatataaatgcTATTCATGATCACTGAAAAAATAAGGATTTAATTCATCATGCCCAACAATTTGACATTCAGACTACACAGCCACTGAAATATAGTTTGcacaatatgaaattttaaaaagtatatgctttcacctttgttttaaataaaaattaaagcataaaacttattttattctaaatagtTCTACTGTAAAAATCATCTAATAGTATAAGAcaatgggagaaaagaaaagaagactatCACTTAACTCTGGTCATGGCTACTGTTATTTTAGaagttttacttttcaaattGCATTGCAATGTTAAGTTTTATCCCAACTTCTAAATTAAATACTGCTTTATACAATggtactcaaaaaatattaagagtttataaatctcaataaaaattaatgccaatcattaattttgctttgtttcttcttctgagTTTAGTTCGTTAGTATACCACATAATATCTTTTGGAACTTAGTCTACTATTcagaagtatattttatattttggggagATACATTATTTCATACCTTCAACTCATATAGTAAAGAATACCAACCCTTTAATCAGCACAATAAATGATATCCtacaattttatttcatgttctCACAGAGCATTATATGTTACAAATAATATGCATCAAAATCTTAAGCTCTGGCATGAACTTTCTGGCACCTATTGAGTGAAATATTTTCTAAGCAAGACCAAATTTAATATTGGTTGGTTTAGAAAGGAAGTGGAGAAATTCCACTCAGTAAATCCAACTGGGcagctactgtgtgccaggaacctCGTTAGGCCATGGACatgcaaagattaaaaatatatgattctGGCTCTCTAAGATTCTTACCATACAGGACAAACACAGAAGCAGTTATTTCAATTTAACATGGTTAAGTGTGTTAACAGTTAAGAGCAGTAAACTGGGAATACACAAGAAGTGCATTATGCCCAGTCTAATGGTTTTCAAAGAAAGATTCTTAGAGAACAAGAGATGAGACAGTCATGAAAGTGTGTTAACTAGTAAGACTAGGGGATAAGAACACTGGCATTCCAAACAAGAGCAACAGCCAAGACGCAAGGGCAGGTAAGAAATAACATGGTGTTGATTTACATAAGGACAAAAAAATTTCAGACAAGGAGTTTTTAAGAGAGAAATCCAAAGGCTAGAGGGGAAGGAAAGTGTTAAGAGCCATATATATGCTACGAAACTTGAGATTTTATTCTGTAGGTAACAGGAAGTCAGTAACTagatttaaagataagaaaatgacATTTCTTTTAAGTATCTCTCTCT from Balaenoptera ricei isolate mBalRic1 chromosome 10, mBalRic1.hap2, whole genome shotgun sequence carries:
- the ETFRF1 gene encoding electron transfer flavoprotein regulatory factor 1, whose product is MASSLRGEVLNLYKNLLYLGRDYPKGADYFKRRLKSVFLKNKDVKDPEKIKELIEQGKFVMKELEALYFLRKYRAMKQRYYSDTNKTN